From Mycobacterium lacus, one genomic window encodes:
- a CDS encoding aldehyde dehydrogenase, whose protein sequence is MTLLADGVSSLFIDGKLSDGRAGTFPTINPATEEVLGVAANADADDMSRAIDAARRAFDDTDWAVNTELRVRCVRQLRDAMREHIEELRELTISEVGAPRMLTASAQLEGPVADLAFAADTAESYAWNTDLGEASPMGIATRRTIAHEAVGVVGAITPWNFPHQINLAKLGPALAAGNTVVLKPAPDTPWCAAVLGEIIAEHTEFPPGVINVVTSTDHGLGALLAKDPRVDMISFTGSTATGRSVMADAAATIKKVFLELGGKSAFVVLDDADLGAASGVSAFSACMHAGQGCAITTRLVVPRARYDEAVSVAAATMSSITPGDPSDPGTVCGPLISARQRDRVQGYLDLAIAEGGTFACGGGRPAGRDVGFFIEPTVVAGLSNDARSAREEIFGPVLVVIGHDGDDDAVRIANDSPYGLSGTVFGADPQRAARVAARLRVGTVNVNGGVWYSADAPFGGYKQSGIGREMGLAGFEEYLETKLIATAVI, encoded by the coding sequence ATGACCCTGTTGGCCGACGGCGTTAGTTCGCTGTTCATCGATGGCAAGCTGTCGGACGGCAGGGCGGGCACCTTCCCGACGATCAATCCGGCCACCGAGGAGGTGCTGGGGGTCGCGGCCAACGCCGACGCCGACGACATGAGCCGCGCCATCGACGCCGCGCGGCGAGCCTTCGACGACACCGACTGGGCGGTCAACACCGAGCTACGGGTGCGGTGCGTGCGCCAGCTGCGCGACGCGATGCGCGAACACATAGAGGAGCTACGAGAGTTGACGATCTCGGAGGTCGGCGCACCGCGGATGCTCACCGCCAGCGCTCAGCTGGAGGGCCCGGTCGCCGATTTGGCATTCGCGGCCGACACGGCAGAGTCCTACGCGTGGAACACCGACCTCGGCGAGGCGTCCCCGATGGGCATCGCCACGCGGCGCACGATCGCACACGAAGCCGTCGGCGTCGTCGGCGCCATCACCCCGTGGAACTTCCCGCACCAAATCAACCTGGCCAAGCTCGGGCCCGCGCTGGCCGCGGGCAACACCGTCGTCCTCAAGCCCGCGCCCGACACGCCCTGGTGTGCGGCCGTGCTCGGGGAAATCATCGCCGAGCACACCGAATTTCCACCGGGCGTGATCAACGTGGTCACCTCTACCGATCACGGCTTGGGTGCGTTGTTGGCCAAAGATCCTCGGGTGGACATGATTTCGTTCACCGGGTCCACGGCCACCGGCCGCAGCGTAATGGCAGACGCCGCCGCCACCATCAAGAAGGTGTTCCTGGAGCTGGGCGGCAAATCGGCGTTCGTCGTGCTCGATGATGCCGACCTGGGTGCCGCCAGCGGGGTATCGGCATTCTCGGCGTGCATGCACGCCGGGCAGGGATGCGCCATCACGACCCGCCTCGTCGTGCCGAGGGCCCGCTATGACGAGGCCGTCTCCGTCGCCGCGGCCACCATGTCATCGATCACCCCCGGCGACCCCAGCGACCCCGGAACCGTGTGCGGGCCGCTGATTTCGGCGCGACAGCGGGATCGCGTTCAGGGCTATCTCGACCTGGCCATCGCCGAGGGCGGGACTTTCGCGTGTGGCGGCGGCCGGCCGGCAGGCAGGGACGTCGGCTTCTTCATCGAGCCAACGGTTGTCGCGGGTCTGAGCAACGACGCCCGGTCCGCCCGCGAGGAGATCTTCGGACCGGTCCTCGTCGTGATCGGCCACGACGGCGACGACGACGCGGTGCGCATTGCCAACGATTCGCCATACGGTTTGTCCGGCACCGTGTTTGGTGCGGATCCGCAACGCGCCGCGAGGGTGGCCGCACGGCTGCGGGTCGGCACAGTCAACGTCAACGGCGGGGTCTGGTACTCCGCCGACGCACCGTTCGGGGGCTACAAGCAATCCGGCATCGGCCGCGAGATGGGCCTGGCCGGCTTCGAGGAGTACCTGGAAACCAAACTCATTGCCACCGCGGTGATTTGA
- a CDS encoding NAD(P)-dependent oxidoreductase yields MTHDASAPRLGYVGLGNQGAPMAKRYLDWPGGLTVFDVRPEAMAPFIDGGATAAAALSDVAEADIIGITVFDDAQVREVVTGQGGLAARAKPGTIIAIHSTISDTTAVDLARELNPRGIHIVDAPVSGGAGAAAKGELATMVGADDETFQRIKEPFQQWASLVIHAGQPGAGTRMKLARNMLTFVSYAAAAEAEKLAEASGLSLRALAQVVRHTDALTGGPGAIMFRTTTAPMQADDPFRPLLEHTRALGEKDLGLALALGEAVSVDLPLARLALQRLAIGLGVPHPDPNPPEET; encoded by the coding sequence ATGACTCACGACGCGAGCGCGCCGCGGCTGGGGTACGTCGGCCTGGGTAACCAGGGCGCGCCGATGGCTAAGCGCTACCTGGACTGGCCGGGCGGCCTGACGGTGTTCGATGTGCGCCCCGAGGCCATGGCCCCCTTCATCGACGGCGGCGCCACCGCCGCGGCCGCGCTGTCCGACGTCGCCGAGGCCGACATCATCGGCATCACCGTGTTCGACGACGCGCAGGTGCGCGAGGTTGTCACCGGCCAGGGGGGACTGGCCGCGCGCGCCAAGCCCGGCACCATCATCGCGATCCACTCCACCATCAGCGACACCACCGCCGTCGACCTTGCCCGCGAATTGAACCCGCGGGGCATCCACATCGTGGATGCTCCAGTCAGCGGCGGTGCGGGGGCGGCAGCCAAAGGTGAACTGGCCACGATGGTGGGTGCGGACGACGAGACGTTCCAGAGGATCAAAGAGCCGTTCCAGCAATGGGCGTCCCTGGTTATCCACGCGGGTCAGCCGGGGGCGGGCACCAGGATGAAGCTGGCGCGCAACATGCTGACCTTCGTGTCCTACGCGGCCGCGGCCGAGGCGGAGAAGCTGGCCGAGGCAAGCGGCCTGAGCCTGCGGGCACTCGCCCAAGTGGTGCGCCACACCGATGCCCTCACCGGTGGTCCGGGGGCGATCATGTTCCGGACGACGACGGCGCCGATGCAAGCCGACGACCCGTTCCGTCCGCTGCTGGAGCACACCCGCGCGCTGGGGGAGAAGGATCTGGGCCTGGCGCTGGCCTTGGGCGAGGCGGTATCGGTCGACCTGCCGCTGGCCCGACTGGCGCTGCAGCGGCTGGCGATCGGCCTCGGGGTACCGCACCCGGACCCCAACCCACCTGAGGAGACGTGA
- a CDS encoding TetR/AcrR family transcriptional regulator, giving the protein MSSDVLVSVSPQTGESPRNRRQEETFRKVLAAAMETLRQKSYADLTVRTVAARAKVAPATAYTYFSSKNHLIAEVYLDLVRRVPYFTDVNDPMPTRVDRALRHLALVVADEPEVGAACTAALLGGSADPAVRAVRGRIGAEIHRRITSAIGPGADPGTVSALEMAFFGALVQAGSGAFTYHDIADRLANVVGLILAGAGKGCDA; this is encoded by the coding sequence GTGTCCAGCGATGTTCTCGTCAGCGTTTCGCCGCAGACCGGCGAGTCGCCGCGCAACCGCCGCCAGGAGGAGACCTTCCGCAAGGTGCTCGCCGCCGCCATGGAGACGCTGCGGCAGAAGTCGTACGCCGACCTGACCGTGCGCACGGTGGCCGCCCGCGCCAAGGTGGCCCCGGCTACCGCCTACACCTACTTCTCGTCGAAAAACCACCTGATCGCCGAGGTCTACCTCGACCTGGTCCGTCGGGTTCCCTACTTCACCGACGTCAACGACCCCATGCCCACCCGGGTGGATCGGGCGTTGCGCCACCTGGCGCTGGTGGTCGCCGACGAACCCGAGGTCGGCGCCGCGTGCACGGCGGCCTTGCTCGGCGGCAGCGCCGACCCCGCCGTGCGCGCCGTGCGCGGACGGATCGGCGCCGAGATCCACCGCCGCATCACGTCTGCCATCGGGCCGGGCGCCGACCCCGGCACCGTGTCCGCGCTCGAAATGGCCTTCTTCGGCGCACTGGTGCAAGCCGGCAGCGGTGCCTTCACCTACCATGACATCGCCGACCGGCTGGCCAACGTGGTCGGCCTGATCCTGGCCGGAGCCGGAAAGGGCTGCGACGCATGA
- a CDS encoding cytochrome P450, translated as MSIRVGEPQLMLDPYDYDFHEDPYPYYRRLRDEAPLYRNKERKFWALSRHQDVLHGFRNSTALSNAYGVSLDPVSRSADAHRVMSFLAMDDPGHLRLRTLVSKGFTPRRIRELEPRVRDLARAHLDAALQNETFDFIAEFAGKLPMDVISELMGVPAADRTRIRTLADGVMHREDGVADVPASAMRASAELLVYYAELVKDHRKKPSGDLTSALLEAEIDGDRLTDEEIMAFLFLMVVAGNETTTKLLANAAYWGWKNPDQLAGVYADNSRIPLWVEETLRYDTSSQILARTVARDLVLYDTTLRAGEVLLLLPGSANRDDRVFDDPDDYRVGREIGSKLVSFGSGAHFCLGAHLARMEARVALGELFTRIRGYEVDENSAVRVHSSNVRGFAALPITVETK; from the coding sequence ATGAGCATCCGTGTTGGCGAGCCCCAGCTGATGCTCGATCCCTACGACTACGACTTCCACGAAGATCCGTACCCGTACTACCGGCGACTGCGCGACGAAGCCCCGCTGTACCGCAACAAGGAGCGGAAGTTCTGGGCGTTGTCTCGCCACCAGGATGTGCTGCACGGCTTCCGCAACAGTACCGCGCTGTCCAACGCCTATGGCGTCTCGCTGGATCCGGTGTCGCGCAGCGCCGATGCCCACCGGGTGATGTCGTTTCTGGCCATGGACGATCCGGGGCATCTGCGGCTGCGCACCCTGGTGTCCAAGGGCTTCACCCCACGCCGGATCCGTGAACTCGAGCCGCGCGTGCGCGACTTGGCGCGTGCGCATCTGGACGCGGCCTTACAGAACGAAACGTTCGATTTCATCGCCGAATTCGCCGGCAAGCTGCCGATGGATGTGATCTCGGAACTGATGGGCGTCCCAGCGGCGGACCGGACCCGCATCCGCACGCTGGCCGACGGTGTCATGCATCGCGAGGACGGAGTGGCCGATGTCCCGGCTTCGGCCATGCGGGCGTCAGCCGAACTCTTGGTCTACTACGCCGAATTGGTCAAGGACCACCGCAAGAAGCCGTCCGGAGACTTGACGTCGGCGTTGCTCGAGGCCGAGATCGACGGGGACCGCCTCACCGACGAGGAGATCATGGCGTTCCTGTTCCTGATGGTGGTGGCCGGCAACGAGACCACCACCAAACTGCTTGCCAACGCCGCATATTGGGGCTGGAAGAACCCGGACCAGCTGGCCGGTGTCTACGCCGACAACTCCCGGATCCCGCTGTGGGTGGAGGAGACGCTGCGCTACGACACGTCCAGCCAGATTCTGGCCCGCACGGTCGCGCGGGATCTCGTGCTTTACGACACCACGCTGCGCGCCGGTGAGGTGCTCTTGCTGCTGCCGGGCTCGGCCAACCGCGACGACAGGGTTTTCGACGACCCCGACGACTATCGCGTCGGCCGCGAAATCGGCTCGAAACTAGTCAGTTTCGGCAGTGGGGCACACTTCTGTCTGGGCGCGCACCTGGCCCGGATGGAAGCTCGCGTGGCGCTGGGTGAATTGTTCACCCGGATCCGCGGCTACGAGGTGGACGAAAACAGCGCGGTGCGCGTCCATTCCAGCAATGTGCGCGGATTCGCCGCCCTTCCGATCACCGTGGAGACCAAGTAG
- a CDS encoding SDR family oxidoreductase: protein MPRFEPHPARRPAIVAGASSGIGAATATELAGRGFPVSLGARRMDRLARLVDDIRADGGEAVAFPLDVTDPESVKSFVAQTIDALGEVEVLVSGAGDMLPGRLHEISTDAFTEQVQIHLVGANRLATAVLPDMVARRRGDLIFVGSDVALRQRPHMGAYGAAKAGLVAMVTNLQMELEGTGVRASIVHPGPTLTGMGWQLSAEQVGPMLADWAKWGQARHNYFLRPKDLARAIAFVAETPRGSVIVNMEVQPEAPLSDAPADRQELALREEGMSNP, encoded by the coding sequence ATGCCTCGCTTCGAGCCGCATCCGGCCCGCCGACCCGCGATCGTCGCCGGCGCGTCATCGGGCATCGGCGCGGCCACCGCGACCGAACTCGCCGGCCGCGGCTTCCCGGTCTCTTTGGGTGCCCGACGTATGGACAGGTTGGCCAGGCTCGTCGACGACATCCGCGCCGACGGTGGCGAGGCGGTGGCCTTCCCGCTCGATGTCACCGATCCCGAGTCGGTGAAATCGTTTGTGGCGCAAACGATCGACGCACTCGGCGAGGTGGAGGTGCTGGTGTCCGGCGCCGGAGACATGCTCCCCGGACGGCTGCACGAGATCAGCACCGACGCCTTCACCGAACAGGTTCAGATACATCTGGTCGGCGCCAACCGCCTGGCCACCGCGGTGCTGCCGGACATGGTGGCACGCCGACGCGGCGACCTCATCTTCGTGGGTTCGGATGTCGCGCTGCGTCAACGGCCACACATGGGCGCGTATGGCGCGGCCAAGGCGGGCCTGGTCGCCATGGTGACAAACCTGCAGATGGAGTTGGAAGGCACCGGTGTTCGCGCGTCGATCGTCCATCCCGGCCCGACGCTAACGGGCATGGGCTGGCAGCTGTCCGCCGAACAGGTCGGCCCCATGCTGGCCGATTGGGCGAAGTGGGGTCAGGCCCGGCACAACTACTTCCTGCGTCCCAAGGACCTGGCGCGGGCGATCGCGTTCGTCGCCGAAACGCCGCGCGGGTCGGTGATCGTCAACATGGAGGTCCAGCCCGAGGCGCCGCTGAGCGATGCGCCGGCCGACCGTCAGGAACTAGCGCTCCGCGAAGAGGGGATGTCGAACCCATGA
- a CDS encoding SDR family oxidoreductase has translation MQFADKVAIVTGAAQGIGQAYARALAREGASVVVADINVDGAEAVAKQIVADGGAAIAVPVDVSDEDSAKAMAHRAVAEFGGIDCLVNNAAIYGGMKVDLLLTVPLDYYKRFMSVNLDGALVCSRAVYRHMAKRGGGAIVNQSSTAAWLYSNFYGLAKVGVNGLTQQLARELGGMKIRINAIAPGPIDTEATRTVAPGELVKNMVQTIPLSRIGTPEDLVGMCLFLLSDAASWITGQIFNVDGGQIIRS, from the coding sequence ATGCAGTTCGCCGACAAGGTGGCCATCGTCACGGGCGCCGCCCAGGGCATCGGGCAAGCGTACGCTCGGGCCCTGGCCCGCGAAGGGGCGTCCGTCGTCGTCGCCGACATTAATGTCGACGGGGCCGAAGCCGTGGCCAAGCAGATCGTCGCCGACGGCGGCGCGGCAATCGCGGTGCCCGTTGACGTTTCCGACGAGGATTCGGCCAAGGCCATGGCCCATCGCGCCGTGGCCGAATTCGGCGGCATCGACTGCCTGGTGAACAACGCCGCCATCTACGGCGGCATGAAGGTCGACCTGCTGCTGACCGTGCCGCTGGACTACTACAAGAGATTCATGAGCGTCAACCTCGACGGGGCGCTGGTGTGCAGCCGCGCCGTGTACAGGCACATGGCCAAGCGGGGCGGCGGCGCGATCGTCAACCAGTCGTCCACCGCGGCGTGGCTGTATTCCAACTTCTACGGTCTGGCCAAAGTAGGCGTCAACGGACTGACCCAGCAGCTCGCCCGCGAGCTCGGCGGAATGAAGATCAGGATCAACGCGATCGCACCCGGGCCCATCGACACCGAAGCCACCAGAACCGTCGCGCCCGGCGAACTGGTCAAGAACATGGTGCAGACCATCCCGCTGTCCAGGATTGGCACACCCGAGGACCTGGTGGGGATGTGCCTGTTCCTGTTGTCGGATGCGGCGTCGTGGATCACCGGGCAGATCTTCAATGTCGATGGCGGACAGATCATCCGGTCATGA